Within Vidua macroura isolate BioBank_ID:100142 chromosome 11, ASM2450914v1, whole genome shotgun sequence, the genomic segment gagccttgCAGCTCTCCCAGTCCCCAGCATGCTGTTGGCTGGATGCTGAAAATGTGGCACACTCCCtgcactggggacaccccaggtCACAacccagctctcagcagcagcatgagGGATTTTATCCAAGCTGGCCAGTGCCACTTCCAGATCAGTGCAGacacccagcaccaccacacCAACATGAACAGCGTCAGCAAGTCAAAGGAGAACAGGGTGGTTTGAAAACACAAGTCTCCTTCAAAGCCTGAGGAGAAGCTGTGCACACCCACATGCACACCTGGGATTTCTGGAGTGCCCATTCCACTCTGCTTTGCCTCTGGGCAAAACATTCACAGGGCCAGAAGAGCTTTGCTGTAATAAAATTCACAAAATCTTTTTATACCAGTCATTTCCCCTGTGCAGTATTCACAGCCAGAGCTCCCAGACACAAATTTGCACTCTCATCCATCTAAAGtgagttttccttttgctgcttccAAATCCACTATGGCTATGACCTGGTATTAAGAAATTTGGGccaggaagaaaacaattttttaatttaaaaactgacaTTAAAAGAGCTTCAGGTTCACTGTAAACCAAGCAACAAAGTGGTGAGTGAGCTCTGAGGACACAATGTCACTCTGGTCCTGTTCctatcccagcacagctggtgtCACATTTTACTCATGTCCTGTTACTACAATTCATCACTGGTGAAAGGTACCTGGGTCTCCTCCTCTGGTAGCCATTTTCCTACCCTccagagaaataaaagtttCACTTGGCACTTAATGTTACCAAAAAGTAACAAAattcacaattttaaaatttcaagcCAGGCTGGAGGCAAGACCAAGCCATCTCAATTCCTTAAAtcagcagaagaaacacaaggctggagctgtgctcccTGTGATTTGTTCTGAGACAGCAGGTCCTTTGCTCCCCCTCTGGTTTGTgttctccagcctctccagagGAGCTACAGAGTGGCCAGAATGCGCAGGAAGGAAACCACCACCACACAGAACGTCTGGCCCACGCCAAAAATGAGGGCCTCAAAGGGAATCATTTTTTTCCCCGCAGCTCTGTAAACTCCAgcaatggcagcacctgtggagagggggaaaagccAAGATGTGAACGTGagacagctgctctgcacagggatgAAGGGGAAGCCTCAGGATGTGAGGCTGGGGCAGAGAACAGCGGGGTCTGAACCTCTCCCTGCTCACCAGCAGGCAAGAATGCTGGGCTGGGCACGTCTGACAAACCTCAGCCAGGAACCTGTGCATGCCAGTGGGAATGGGTGAACTGGTGCTGAAACGCTGTCGAGGCCTCCAGCAGGTGTGGGGGGTCGGGACATACCCTTGCCACAAGATCCCCCACCCACAGCCCACAGGCTGCAAACATTACCCAGttctgggcactgccagcaaaCCTCTGAGAGATTTTCCTCCAGGTGCTCAGAAATGTGAGAGCCCCCTTGGCTCTGCACCCGATGGGCACGTTTGGTATGCCCGATGCAGGGCTCGACACGGGGTACGGCCCAGCTCTTTCAAACTTGGGGCAAGGGGGGAATAAAGCCAGAACGGTAATCTCCATCGGGGGGAACACCGCCATTCCACGCGCTCCCGAAGGCAACCTCCGATCACCAGAGCCCCCCGGGGCACTTGCCGTACTTGTGAGGGTGCCGGCGGTGATGGGTCCCACGATGCCCATCAGCAGGACGCTCACGGACATGAACCTGCCGTACTTGTGGTGCCGGAGCGTGAAGAGAGCAAGCAACGCGGCCGGGACGTGGAAGGCAAGGGAGGAGACGACTGCCCACAGGAAGACGCCGTACCACATCTCTGCGGAGAGAAGGGCTGTGAGGGCGGCCCGGGACACGCAGGCCTCCAGCGGCCCCGGCGGGCGGACGCCGCTCCGAGTAGGGAGATACCTGGGAAGGTGGAGAGCGGGCTGGAGTAGGTGGTGGTGCCATTGCCCACGCGGGGCACGAGGCGAAGGCTGAGGatctgctgcaggagcccccCACCGCCGCCGCCCGCTTCGCCGCCGTCCATCCCCGCACCCGCCCCGCCGCCATCCGCCACCGCCTCTTCCGCCCGCCCCCTTCCGCCCGCCGCAGCCAATGGGAAGCGTTGTGAGATGACAGACAGGGCTTAGCACCAATCAGCGCTTGTCTCCGGGCAGC encodes:
- the TMEM170A gene encoding transmembrane protein 170A, which codes for MDGGEAGGGGGGLLQQILSLRLVPRVGNGTTTYSSPLSTFPEMWYGVFLWAVVSSLAFHVPAALLALFTLRHHKYGRFMSVSVLLMGIVGPITAGTLTSAAIAGVYRAAGKKMIPFEALIFGVGQTFCVVVVSFLRILATL